A genomic stretch from Xenopus laevis strain J_2021 chromosome 6S, Xenopus_laevis_v10.1, whole genome shotgun sequence includes:
- the LOC121395072 gene encoding uncharacterized protein LOC121395072, which yields MAATVKKVNKKGKVLPKEEEVEEVSVESEEEEKLDEVPESSLSGFAASEPPVQHVAELQVSTSGASAKLGESQATCVPESTPQGTSRSPIAMEEECTVASADWSPWSGICISQGAEGSGALPGEKEGTSGCTDTQAAAAMDSDPQLREKAGTSCTAVMEAGHVLGKEDAILEAETGLCTAKGKLRPPSESCRGSSRDSKKGKIPAKNQGTPPTNGTDCCCFSRGRNGGKHGLWLPGRDCGFTGAGGEICS from the exons atggctgcTACTGTAAAGAAAGTGAACAAGAAAGGGAAAGTTTTGccaaaggaggaggaggtggaagaGGTGTCTGTGGAGAGTGAGGAGGAAGAAAAGCTGGATGAGGTCCCTGAGTCAAGTCTGTCTGGGTTTGCGGCATCTGAGCCCCCTGTGCAACATGTTGCGGAACTACAAGTCTCTACATCTGGAGCTTCAGCAAAGCTTGGTGAATCCCAAGCTACCTGTGTCCCAGAGAGCACCCCCCAAGGAACAAGCAGGTCCCCCATAGCTATGGAGGAGGAATGTACTGTGGCCAGCGCAGACTGGAGCCCTTGGTCTGGTATTTGCATCAGTCAGGGAGCagaggggagcggtgctttgcCTGGGGAAAAGGAAGGTACAAGCGGCTGTACTGACACACAAGCAGCTGCTGCTATggacagtgacccccagctgAGGGAGAAAGCAGGTACCAGCTGCACTGCTGTAATGGAGGCCGGCCATGTGCTTGGGAAGGAGGACGCCATTTTGGAAGCAGAGACAGGCTTGTGCACAGCAAAGGGGAAGCTCCGCCCACCCAGTGAAAGCTGCAGAGGGTCCAGCAGAGACAGTAAGAAAGGAAAGATTCCAGCAAAGAATCAGGGAACCCCCCCCACAAATGGCACCGActgctgctgcttcagcagaGGGAGGAATGGAGGCAAGCATGGACTGTGGCTACCTGGCAGAGACTGTGGCTTTACAGGTGCTGGAGGAGAAATCTGCAG CTAA